In Nocardioides faecalis, the following proteins share a genomic window:
- a CDS encoding ABC transporter ATP-binding protein — MSPSTSPSTTPSTTPSTPDDAGGTTRRAAVSVRGLCKAYGEKVVVDDVSLDIAEGEVFGILGPNGSGKTTTVEMIAGVRVGDAGTVRVLGLDPWTDRHQVTKVLSIQLQESRLQAKITVQEAFELFSALYDDPLPWRETAERLGLGEHLARRFGQLSGGQQQRLSIALALLARPRVTILDELSTGLDPRARRDVWQIVRDLRAAGVTVLLVTHSMEEAQELCDRIAIIDRGRVRALDTPEGLIRAAGEATVMSFVPSAPTDLEELRLLPGVVSVEVAEGQVLVSGGEDVAVPVLAALAAQDVLPRRLQVRTGSLDTAYLDLTAPRLEEHA; from the coding sequence ATGAGCCCGAGCACGAGCCCGAGCACGACCCCGAGCACGACCCCGAGCACGCCCGACGACGCCGGCGGCACCACGAGGCGCGCGGCGGTGAGCGTCCGGGGCCTGTGCAAGGCCTATGGGGAGAAGGTCGTCGTCGACGACGTCAGCCTCGACATCGCCGAGGGCGAGGTGTTCGGGATCCTCGGCCCGAACGGCTCGGGCAAGACCACCACCGTGGAGATGATCGCCGGGGTGCGGGTCGGCGACGCCGGCACGGTCCGGGTGCTCGGCCTCGACCCGTGGACCGACCGGCACCAGGTGACGAAGGTGCTCTCGATCCAGCTCCAGGAGAGCAGGCTCCAGGCCAAGATCACGGTGCAGGAGGCGTTCGAGCTCTTCTCCGCCCTGTACGACGACCCGCTGCCCTGGCGCGAGACGGCTGAGCGGCTGGGGCTGGGCGAGCACCTGGCGCGGCGGTTCGGCCAGCTCAGCGGCGGGCAGCAGCAGCGCCTCTCGATCGCCCTGGCGCTCCTCGCCCGCCCTCGGGTGACGATCCTCGACGAGCTCAGCACCGGGTTGGACCCACGTGCGCGGCGCGACGTGTGGCAGATCGTCCGCGACCTGCGCGCCGCCGGGGTCACGGTGCTGCTCGTGACCCACTCCATGGAGGAGGCCCAGGAGCTCTGCGACCGGATCGCGATCATCGACCGCGGACGGGTGCGCGCCCTGGACACCCCTGAGGGGCTGATCCGGGCGGCCGGCGAGGCGACCGTGATGAGCTTCGTGCCGTCGGCTCCCACCGACCTGGAGGAGCTGCGGCTGTTGCCGGGCGTCGTCTCGGTCGAGGTCGCCGAGGGCCAGGTCCTGGTCTCCGGCGGTGAGGATGTCGCCGTGCCAGTGCTGGCCGCGCTCGCCGCGCAGGACGTGCTGCCCCGCCGGCTGCAGGTGCGGACCGGCTCGCTCGACACCGCCTACCTGGACCTGACCGCCCCGAGGCTCGAGGAGCACGCGTGA
- a CDS encoding ABC transporter permease → MSTIIPTRATAVLRTEVRLFAREPASLFWILVFPTALLCVIGAIPDFREPDPALGGLRTIDLYLPTVILLSMIMASLMAMPPVVFAYRESGVLRRLATTPVGPAAVLGAQVLVHAVAVLVSSVMALVVGWAVFDIELPGSLLGYALAYLLVLLASFSLGAVVTALSPNGRVGTAVGTILFFPAMFTAGVYLPVRAMPDALREGLGYTPLTAAAEAMTETLEGGFPGGQQLLVVAVWAALLSLVAVRTFRWE, encoded by the coding sequence GTGAGCACGATCATCCCCACCCGCGCCACGGCGGTGCTGCGCACCGAGGTGCGCCTGTTCGCGCGCGAGCCGGCCTCGCTGTTCTGGATCCTCGTCTTCCCGACCGCACTGCTGTGCGTCATCGGCGCGATCCCGGACTTCCGCGAGCCCGACCCGGCGCTGGGCGGCCTGCGCACCATCGACCTCTACCTGCCGACCGTGATCCTGCTGTCGATGATCATGGCGTCGTTGATGGCGATGCCTCCGGTGGTCTTCGCCTACCGCGAGAGCGGCGTGCTGCGCCGGCTCGCGACGACGCCAGTGGGACCAGCTGCGGTGCTCGGCGCCCAGGTCCTGGTGCACGCCGTCGCGGTGCTCGTCTCCTCGGTGATGGCACTGGTCGTGGGATGGGCGGTCTTCGACATCGAGCTGCCGGGGTCGCTGCTCGGCTACGCGCTGGCCTACCTGTTGGTGCTCCTCGCGTCGTTCTCGCTCGGAGCGGTCGTCACGGCCCTCTCCCCCAACGGCCGGGTGGGGACGGCGGTCGGCACCATCTTGTTCTTCCCGGCGATGTTCACCGCCGGGGTGTACCTGCCGGTCCGGGCGATGCCGGACGCGCTGCGCGAGGGACTCGGCTACACGCCGCTGACCGCCGCCGCGGAGGCGATGACCGAGACGCTGGAGGGCGGCTTCCCCGGCGGGCAGCAGCTTCTGGTGGTCGCCGTGTGGGCGGCGCTGCTCTCGCTGGTCGCGGTGCGCACCTTCCGCTGGGAGTGA
- a CDS encoding sensor histidine kinase — protein MSTATAGAQEQHWLRHLPLALLGVAVAVALASAPATGAASPAARLLAQLALAAVTAALLAWWAYGPTAGGSPLRFVVRTVLAFALTVLNPLFCVFAWIGFADAAEVLRGRWVWVGFAGTAAAMATGQSGGLPIGSAGHLAFFFALFALNFGLAGAMGRAALQMERTSTDRAAAIAELERANASLEEALARNEALQETVVAQARVAGVQEERQRLAREIHDTIAQSLAAVLTQLQAAGGEADPGPRIVRATELTRTALADARRSVMDLSPAPLTDADLPTAIEAVVRTFSAAHHPLCADLVVAGEVRELHPEVETTVLRVAQEALANVARHAGAARVLLTLTYDDAELILDVRDDGSGFEPTTAPSASSFGLRGMRQRAERLAGVLEVETEPGAGTALSLRLPALVRGAA, from the coding sequence GTGAGTACCGCCACGGCCGGCGCGCAGGAGCAGCACTGGCTTCGCCACCTGCCGCTGGCGCTGCTGGGGGTGGCCGTCGCGGTGGCGCTGGCCTCCGCCCCGGCGACCGGCGCGGCGTCGCCGGCCGCCCGTCTCCTCGCCCAGCTCGCGCTGGCGGCGGTGACCGCGGCGCTGCTCGCCTGGTGGGCCTACGGACCGACAGCGGGCGGCAGCCCGCTCCGGTTCGTCGTGCGCACCGTGCTCGCCTTCGCGCTGACCGTGCTCAACCCGCTGTTCTGCGTCTTCGCCTGGATCGGGTTCGCCGACGCCGCGGAGGTGTTGCGCGGGCGCTGGGTCTGGGTGGGGTTCGCCGGCACCGCCGCCGCCATGGCCACCGGCCAGTCCGGCGGCCTGCCGATCGGCTCGGCGGGCCACCTCGCCTTCTTCTTCGCCCTGTTCGCGCTGAACTTCGGCCTGGCCGGTGCGATGGGGCGGGCCGCGCTCCAGATGGAGCGGACGAGCACGGACCGCGCCGCGGCGATCGCCGAGCTGGAGCGGGCCAACGCCAGCCTCGAGGAGGCGCTGGCGCGCAACGAGGCCCTGCAGGAGACGGTCGTGGCCCAGGCCCGGGTCGCGGGCGTCCAGGAGGAGCGCCAGCGGCTGGCCCGCGAGATCCACGACACGATCGCGCAGTCGCTGGCCGCGGTGCTCACCCAGCTGCAGGCCGCCGGCGGGGAGGCCGATCCCGGCCCGCGGATCGTGCGCGCCACCGAGCTGACGCGCACCGCGCTCGCCGACGCACGCCGCTCGGTGATGGACCTGTCACCGGCCCCGCTGACCGACGCCGACCTGCCGACGGCGATCGAGGCCGTGGTGCGCACCTTCTCGGCGGCACACCACCCGCTGTGTGCGGACCTCGTGGTGGCCGGCGAGGTCCGCGAGCTGCATCCCGAGGTCGAGACGACGGTGCTCCGCGTGGCCCAGGAGGCGCTGGCCAACGTGGCCCGCCACGCCGGCGCCGCCCGGGTCCTGCTGACCCTGACGTACGACGACGCGGAGCTGATCCTCGACGTCCGCGACGACGGCTCGGGGTTCGAGCCGACGACGGCACCCTCGGCGTCCTCGTTCGGGCTGCGGGGGATGCGCCAGCGTGCCGAACGGCTGGCCGGCGTCCTCGAGGTGGAGACCGAGCCCGGGGCCGGGACCGCGCTCTCGCTGCGCCTGCCCGCCTTGGTGCGAGGCGCCGCATGA
- a CDS encoding response regulator has product MIRILVADDHPVVRDGVSAMLSAVADFEVVGQADSGPAAVELAAALDPDVVVMDLRMPGGGGVDAVRVMQARGLRAAVLVLTTFDTDADTMAAIEAGATGYLLKDAPAATVVAAVRSTAAGETVLSPTVATRLASHVRRPARSAALSAREREVLVLVARGNSNRAIAKELFVSEATVKTHLGHVYEKLGVADRAAAVAAGYERGILG; this is encoded by the coding sequence ATGATCCGGATCCTGGTGGCCGACGACCACCCCGTGGTGCGCGACGGCGTCTCCGCGATGCTGTCCGCGGTAGCCGACTTCGAGGTCGTCGGCCAGGCCGACAGCGGGCCGGCGGCGGTCGAGCTGGCCGCCGCGCTCGACCCGGACGTGGTGGTGATGGACCTCCGGATGCCCGGCGGTGGCGGCGTGGACGCCGTACGCGTCATGCAGGCCCGCGGCCTGCGTGCGGCGGTGCTGGTGCTGACCACCTTCGACACCGACGCCGACACCATGGCCGCCATCGAGGCCGGCGCCACCGGCTACCTGCTCAAGGACGCCCCGGCAGCCACCGTGGTCGCCGCCGTGCGCTCCACCGCCGCGGGCGAGACGGTGCTCTCCCCCACGGTCGCCACCCGGCTCGCCTCGCACGTACGACGCCCGGCGCGCTCCGCGGCGCTGAGTGCGCGGGAGCGGGAGGTGCTGGTGCTCGTGGCGCGCGGCAACTCCAACCGCGCGATCGCCAAGGAGCTGTTCGTGAGCGAGGCGACGGTCAAGACGCACCTGGGCCACGTCTACGAGAAACTCGGCGTCGCGGACCGCGCTGCGGCGGTCGCCGCGGGCTACGAGCGCGGCATCCTGGGCTGA
- a CDS encoding MoaD/ThiS family protein, with protein MAIEVRIPTILRTYTGGEKAVNAEGANLSALIDSLEAGHPGIKDRLVENKDSGTELRRFVNIYINDEDVRFIGSLDAELSDGDQVVILPAVAGGAA; from the coding sequence ATGGCCATCGAGGTCCGGATCCCGACCATCCTGCGCACCTACACCGGTGGTGAGAAGGCCGTCAACGCCGAGGGCGCCAACCTGAGCGCGCTCATCGACTCGCTCGAGGCCGGCCACCCCGGCATCAAGGACCGGCTGGTGGAGAACAAGGACAGCGGCACCGAGCTGCGTCGCTTCGTCAACATCTACATCAACGACGAGGACGTCCGGTTCATCGGCAGCCTCGACGCCGAGCTCTCCGACGGCGACCAGGTCGTCATCCTGCCGGCCGTCGCCGGCGGCGCTGCCTGA
- a CDS encoding Mov34/MPN/PAD-1 family protein produces MLRIDQATYDGIVEHAKRDHPVEACGMVAGPIGSDRPVRLIEMVNAAGSPTFYEYDSTDLLRLYREMDDRDEEPVVIYHSHTATEAYPSVTDINLAAEPGAHYVLVSTTEHGNNPGPVEFRSYRIIDGVVTEEEVIVVDNESTSTEETG; encoded by the coding sequence GTGTTGAGGATCGACCAGGCGACGTACGACGGCATCGTCGAGCACGCCAAGCGGGACCACCCGGTCGAGGCCTGCGGAATGGTCGCGGGCCCGATCGGCAGCGACCGCCCGGTGCGGCTGATCGAGATGGTCAATGCCGCCGGCAGCCCCACGTTCTACGAGTACGACTCCACCGACCTGCTCCGCCTGTACCGGGAGATGGACGACCGGGACGAGGAGCCGGTGGTGATCTACCACTCGCACACCGCCACCGAGGCGTATCCGAGCGTGACCGACATCAACCTGGCCGCCGAGCCCGGCGCGCACTATGTGCTGGTCAGCACCACCGAGCACGGGAATAACCCCGGCCCCGTGGAGTTCAGGTCCTACAGAATCATCGACGGCGTGGTGACCGAGGAAGAGGTCATCGTCGTCGACAACGAGAGCACGTCGACAGAGGAGACTGGCTGA
- a CDS encoding FkbM family methyltransferase → MNSPVRTKPQAVRAALRRGGAPELVATGRRWLAGQLYPGGIPAPPPPVAKPRKPAPPMVSAGDASFEALQKFFAPRRASYERLADAIAPYLPRDGVMFDIGGNVGYFTKVVTERCGFQGVVHLFEPVPRLAGYIPRTLEGLPLAALSVHAFGLGETDDSFQMWLGKGNLGWNTLIADRATEDMDETTVRIRRFDGLGLQVRPDLVKIDVEGAEYLVLRGLLGVLATWQPRPVLLCEIGWGTGHPDWEKELVVLDELLALGYRATDLDGAPIDLRAIERTTDVLFLPVERN, encoded by the coding sequence ATGAACAGTCCCGTCCGCACCAAGCCCCAGGCCGTGCGCGCCGCGCTCCGACGAGGGGGCGCCCCAGAGCTGGTGGCCACCGGACGCCGGTGGCTCGCGGGACAGCTCTACCCGGGCGGCATCCCCGCGCCCCCGCCGCCCGTCGCCAAGCCCCGCAAGCCGGCGCCGCCGATGGTCAGCGCCGGCGACGCCAGCTTCGAGGCGTTGCAGAAGTTCTTCGCGCCGCGCCGGGCGTCGTACGAGCGGCTGGCGGACGCGATCGCGCCCTACCTGCCCCGCGACGGGGTCATGTTCGACATCGGCGGGAACGTCGGGTACTTCACCAAGGTGGTCACCGAGCGCTGCGGCTTCCAGGGCGTCGTGCACCTCTTCGAGCCGGTTCCGCGACTCGCCGGCTACATCCCGCGCACGCTCGAGGGCCTGCCGCTCGCGGCGCTGTCGGTGCACGCGTTCGGCCTCGGCGAGACCGACGACTCCTTCCAGATGTGGCTGGGGAAGGGCAACCTGGGGTGGAACACCCTGATCGCGGACCGCGCCACCGAGGACATGGACGAGACGACGGTGCGGATCCGCCGCTTCGACGGCCTCGGCCTGCAGGTGCGGCCCGACCTGGTGAAGATCGACGTCGAGGGCGCGGAGTACCTCGTCCTGCGCGGACTGCTCGGCGTGCTCGCCACCTGGCAGCCCCGCCCGGTCCTGCTCTGCGAGATCGGCTGGGGCACCGGGCACCCGGACTGGGAGAAGGAGCTCGTCGTGCTCGACGAGCTGCTCGCGCTCGGCTACCGGGCCACCGACCTGGACGGCGCCCCGATCGACCTCCGCGCCATCGAGCGCACGACCGACGTGCTCTTCCTCCCCGTCGAGAGGAACTGA
- a CDS encoding acyl-CoA desaturase, whose amino-acid sequence MTAIDDRSAAAPTRVTRGADHQSWPERIALGLFIAVPFVAILAAVPVAWGGWLGWSDVAITFVMYGITLHGITVGYHRLFTHKSFKPNRAVKIALAVSGSMAVQGPVIRWVADHRKHHKFSDKDGDPHSPWRYGNNLRGLTKGLVWAHVGWLFDPEQTPIDKFAPDLAKDRDLVRISRNFWVFVLVSILLPPLLGFALTWSWQGALTAFFWGSVVRIGLIHHVTWSINSICHAVGERPFASRDFSGNVWWLAIPSGGESWHNLHHADPTSARHGVGRFQLDSSARIIWLMEKLGWVRDVRWPTPERLAAKRAA is encoded by the coding sequence ATGACTGCGATCGACGACCGCTCGGCAGCCGCCCCGACACGCGTGACGCGGGGTGCCGACCACCAGTCCTGGCCCGAGCGGATCGCCCTGGGGCTCTTCATCGCCGTGCCGTTCGTGGCGATCCTCGCCGCCGTGCCCGTCGCCTGGGGCGGCTGGCTCGGCTGGAGCGACGTGGCGATCACGTTCGTGATGTACGGGATCACCCTGCACGGCATCACCGTCGGCTACCACCGGCTGTTCACGCACAAGTCCTTCAAGCCGAACCGGGCGGTGAAGATCGCGCTCGCGGTCTCCGGCTCGATGGCCGTCCAGGGGCCGGTCATCCGCTGGGTCGCCGACCACCGCAAGCACCACAAGTTCTCCGACAAGGACGGCGACCCGCACTCGCCGTGGCGTTACGGCAACAACCTGCGCGGCCTCACCAAGGGCCTGGTCTGGGCACACGTGGGCTGGCTCTTCGACCCCGAGCAGACCCCGATCGACAAGTTCGCCCCCGACCTCGCCAAGGACCGCGACCTGGTCCGGATCTCGCGGAACTTCTGGGTGTTCGTGCTGGTCTCGATCCTGCTCCCGCCGCTGCTCGGGTTCGCGCTGACCTGGTCCTGGCAGGGCGCCCTCACCGCGTTCTTCTGGGGCAGCGTCGTGCGGATCGGCCTGATCCACCACGTCACCTGGTCGATCAACTCGATCTGCCACGCCGTGGGGGAGCGGCCCTTCGCCTCCCGCGACTTCTCCGGCAACGTGTGGTGGCTGGCGATCCCCTCGGGCGGGGAGTCCTGGCACAACCTGCACCACGCCGACCCCACCTCCGCGCGGCACGGCGTCGGCCGGTTCCAGCTCGACTCCTCGGCCCGGATCATCTGGCTCATGGAGAAGCTGGGCTGGGTGCGCGACGTGCGCTGGCCGACCCCGGAGCGGCTCGCGGCCAAGCGCGCCGCCTGA
- a CDS encoding DUF2017 domain-containing protein has product MPSPTSGFVRHRRSKRVHATFTAFEADLLRSLAAQLVELLHNESAVTAVDRDPLEALLDFSGPTTAPEDPVLQRLFPNAYREDPEAAGEFRRFTEGALRDGKARAAATIIDTLDEAGLPPEPSDDELTIDVELDQETALVWLRSFTDLRLALGTRLGVEEGDEDHWYSLPDEDPAAQAHHIYEWLGFLQETLVQALA; this is encoded by the coding sequence GTGCCCTCACCGACCTCCGGCTTCGTGCGCCACCGGCGCAGCAAGCGCGTCCACGCCACGTTCACGGCGTTCGAGGCCGACCTGCTGCGCTCGCTGGCCGCCCAGCTCGTCGAGCTGCTGCACAACGAGTCCGCCGTCACGGCGGTGGACCGCGACCCGCTCGAGGCGCTCCTCGACTTCTCCGGGCCCACCACGGCGCCGGAGGACCCGGTGCTGCAGCGGCTCTTCCCCAACGCCTACCGCGAGGACCCGGAGGCCGCCGGAGAGTTCCGCCGGTTCACCGAGGGTGCGCTGCGCGACGGCAAGGCCCGCGCCGCCGCGACCATCATCGACACCCTCGACGAGGCGGGCCTGCCGCCGGAGCCCAGCGACGACGAGCTCACCATCGACGTCGAGCTCGACCAGGAGACCGCGCTGGTGTGGCTGCGCAGCTTCACCGACCTGCGTCTCGCGCTCGGCACGCGGCTCGGTGTCGAGGAGGGCGACGAGGACCACTGGTACTCCCTGCCCGACGAGGACCCCGCCGCCCAGGCCCACCACATCTACGAGTGGCTCGGCTTCTTGCAGGAGACCCTCGTGCAGGCGCTCGCCTGA
- the clpS gene encoding ATP-dependent Clp protease adapter ClpS encodes MTTASPVEVDPGVQQDLIPDEITMADTPWVTVVWNDPVNLMSYVTFVFQKHFGYSKRKAEKLMREVHEEGRSTVSSGSREEMERDVQAMHEYGLWATLSKAE; translated from the coding sequence GTGACGACCGCGAGCCCTGTCGAGGTGGATCCGGGAGTCCAGCAGGACCTCATCCCGGACGAGATCACGATGGCCGACACCCCCTGGGTCACCGTCGTGTGGAACGACCCCGTCAACCTGATGTCGTACGTGACCTTCGTCTTCCAGAAGCACTTCGGCTACAGCAAGCGGAAGGCCGAGAAGCTGATGCGCGAGGTGCACGAGGAGGGCCGTTCCACGGTCAGCTCCGGCAGCCGCGAGGAGATGGAGCGCGACGTGCAGGCGATGCACGAGTACGGCCTGTGGGCCACCCTGTCGAAGGCCGAGTGA
- a CDS encoding DUF1697 domain-containing protein, which translates to MPTYVAFLRAINLGAKRKFPKADIVAATEAAGGTDVATHINTGNVRLSIPLRSRAKVEAALEAAYLQHTGFEVPTVVYTPAELRAIAAHARELSEARPTLERHYIYLLKSAPTPERVEAVVGASDEVNEVVVRDRAAHVLLGAGYVAGNVDPYRVERSLGVVATNRNLNVVSTLAEKWC; encoded by the coding sequence ATGCCCACCTACGTCGCGTTCCTGCGCGCCATCAACCTCGGCGCGAAGCGGAAGTTCCCCAAGGCCGACATCGTCGCCGCCACCGAGGCGGCCGGCGGGACCGACGTCGCGACCCACATCAACACCGGCAACGTGCGGCTGAGCATCCCGCTGCGCTCGCGGGCGAAGGTCGAGGCGGCGCTGGAGGCGGCGTACCTGCAGCACACGGGCTTCGAGGTGCCCACCGTCGTCTACACGCCCGCCGAGCTGCGCGCGATCGCCGCGCACGCCCGGGAGCTCAGCGAGGCGAGGCCGACGCTCGAGCGGCACTACATCTACCTGCTCAAGTCCGCGCCGACCCCGGAGCGGGTGGAGGCCGTGGTCGGGGCGAGCGACGAGGTGAACGAGGTCGTGGTGCGCGACCGTGCCGCGCACGTGCTGCTCGGCGCGGGCTACGTCGCCGGGAACGTCGATCCCTACCGGGTCGAGCGCTCCCTGGGCGTGGTGGCCACCAACCGCAACCTGAACGTGGTCTCCACCCTCGCCGAGAAGTGGTGCTGA
- a CDS encoding DEAD/DEAH box helicase has product MTSLGPAWPERAAWGTAPSLRAWQSAALSDYLTRNPRDYLAVATPGAGKTTFALTVASELLGRRIVDRLIIVAPTEHLKMQWAEAAARAGIPIDPTYAAGKGKISSDYVGVAVTYAGVGVNPLALRIRTERFRTLVILDEIHHAGDSLSWGEGVREAFEPAARRLALTGTPFRSDINPIPFVTYAPGPDGVPASVADYTYGYAEALADHVVRPVLFLAYSGQMQWRTRAGDEVVASLGDPLTKDMTSQALRTALDPKGSWMPSVLAAADKRLSEVRRHVPDAGGLVIASDQEHARAYAKLLRAITGEGATVVLSDEKASSKKISEFSAGDSRWMVAVRMVSEGVDVPRLAVGVWATTTSTPLFFAQAVGRFVRARTRGEIASVFLPSAPNLLTFAAELEKQRDHVLKRKVSSDDDIFAAENDLLAAANAGDAASDDLDSLPFEALGSEARFDHAVYDGAQFGHEGEVKVGSEEEMDFLGIPGLLEPGQVRALLQQRQADRRKPKQETAAERPADSLADVTTHEHLALLRRELNGLVGSWHHRTNQPHGVIHASLRKECGGPAAAVANAEQLQKRIDRIREWAVRKSS; this is encoded by the coding sequence ATGACCTCACTCGGTCCGGCCTGGCCGGAGCGAGCCGCCTGGGGCACCGCGCCGTCGCTGCGCGCCTGGCAGTCGGCTGCGCTCTCCGACTACCTCACCCGCAACCCGCGCGACTACCTCGCCGTCGCCACCCCCGGCGCCGGGAAGACCACCTTCGCGCTCACCGTGGCCTCCGAGCTGCTCGGGCGGCGCATCGTGGACCGGCTGATCATCGTCGCGCCCACCGAGCACCTGAAGATGCAGTGGGCCGAGGCCGCCGCGCGGGCCGGGATCCCCATCGACCCGACGTACGCCGCCGGCAAGGGCAAGATCTCCAGCGACTACGTCGGCGTCGCGGTCACCTACGCCGGCGTCGGGGTCAACCCGCTGGCCCTGCGCATCCGCACGGAGCGGTTCCGGACGCTGGTGATCCTCGACGAGATCCACCACGCCGGTGACTCGCTGAGCTGGGGCGAGGGCGTCCGCGAGGCGTTCGAGCCCGCCGCGCGTCGTCTCGCGCTGACCGGGACGCCGTTCCGCTCCGACATCAACCCGATCCCGTTCGTCACCTACGCCCCCGGCCCGGACGGCGTCCCGGCCTCGGTGGCGGACTACACCTACGGCTACGCCGAGGCGCTGGCCGACCACGTGGTGCGTCCGGTGCTGTTCCTGGCCTACTCGGGCCAGATGCAGTGGCGCACCCGCGCCGGTGACGAGGTGGTGGCCAGCCTCGGCGACCCGCTGACCAAGGACATGACCTCCCAGGCGCTGCGCACCGCGCTCGACCCGAAGGGCTCCTGGATGCCCTCGGTGCTGGCGGCCGCCGACAAGCGGCTCTCGGAGGTGCGTCGGCACGTGCCGGACGCCGGGGGACTGGTGATCGCCAGCGACCAGGAGCACGCGCGGGCCTACGCCAAGCTGCTGCGCGCGATCACCGGCGAGGGCGCGACCGTGGTGCTCTCCGACGAGAAGGCCTCGTCGAAGAAGATCTCCGAGTTCAGCGCCGGCGACTCCCGCTGGATGGTGGCGGTGCGGATGGTCTCCGAGGGCGTCGACGTGCCTCGGCTGGCCGTCGGTGTCTGGGCGACGACCACCTCGACGCCGCTCTTCTTCGCCCAGGCCGTCGGCCGCTTCGTGCGCGCCCGGACCCGGGGCGAGATCGCCTCGGTCTTCCTGCCCTCGGCGCCGAACCTGCTCACCTTCGCCGCGGAGCTGGAGAAGCAGCGCGACCACGTGCTCAAGCGCAAGGTGAGCAGCGACGACGACATCTTCGCCGCCGAGAACGACCTGCTCGCCGCGGCCAACGCCGGGGACGCCGCCTCCGACGACCTCGACTCGCTGCCCTTCGAGGCCCTGGGCTCGGAGGCCCGCTTCGACCACGCCGTGTACGACGGCGCGCAGTTCGGCCACGAGGGCGAGGTCAAGGTCGGCTCGGAGGAGGAGATGGACTTCCTCGGCATCCCCGGCCTGCTCGAGCCCGGCCAGGTCCGCGCCCTGCTGCAGCAGCGGCAGGCCGATCGGCGCAAGCCGAAGCAGGAGACCGCTGCGGAGCGGCCTGCGGACTCGCTGGCCGACGTCACCACGCACGAGCACCTCGCCCTGCTGCGCCGCGAGCTCAACGGGCTCGTCGGGTCCTGGCACCACCGCACGAACCAGCCGCACGGCGTCATCCACGCCAGCCTGCGCAAGGAGTGCGGCGGACCGGCGGCCGCGGTCGCCAACGCCGAGCAGCTGCAGAAGCGGATCGACCGGATCCGCGAGTGGGCGGTGCGCAAGTCCTCCTGA
- a CDS encoding DUF3039 domain-containing protein codes for MGFSTDTDVREDRRTVPTDEGDHERFSHYVDKDKLTEAMVMGTPVVALCGKVWVPSRAPEKFPVCPDCKEVWESMSDDTPGQGSGPNA; via the coding sequence ATCGGATTCTCGACAGACACCGACGTCCGCGAGGACCGGAGGACCGTCCCGACCGACGAGGGTGACCACGAGCGGTTCTCCCACTACGTGGACAAGGACAAGCTCACCGAGGCCATGGTCATGGGCACCCCCGTCGTCGCGCTGTGCGGCAAGGTCTGGGTGCCGAGCCGGGCGCCGGAGAAGTTCCCGGTCTGCCCGGACTGCAAGGAGGTCTGGGAGTCGATGTCCGACGACACCCCCGGCCAGGGGTCCGGTCCGAACGCATGA
- a CDS encoding YqgE/AlgH family protein, giving the protein MSSAASPLGPADLAPGRLLLATPGLLDPNFADTVVLLLDVNDDGALGVVLNRPTALPVSAVLGEWGDVVEEPEVLFQGGPVSTDGALAVALAAPGGEHAAGFQRLWGRVGLLDLDTPHELVAGTVDRLRIFAGYAGWGAGQLEAEVAEGTWYVVPGEPDDAFGEEAGGLWRRVLRRQPGDLAFHATRPADPDLN; this is encoded by the coding sequence ATGTCCAGTGCGGCGAGCCCCCTCGGTCCCGCCGACCTCGCACCGGGTCGGCTCCTTCTGGCCACGCCCGGCCTGTTGGACCCCAACTTCGCCGACACGGTCGTGCTGCTGCTCGACGTGAACGACGACGGCGCGCTCGGGGTCGTCCTCAACCGGCCCACGGCGCTGCCCGTCTCCGCCGTGCTGGGGGAGTGGGGTGACGTCGTGGAGGAGCCGGAGGTGCTGTTCCAGGGCGGCCCGGTCTCCACCGACGGCGCGCTCGCCGTCGCGCTCGCCGCTCCCGGTGGCGAGCACGCCGCAGGCTTCCAGCGGCTCTGGGGCCGCGTCGGCCTGCTGGACCTGGACACCCCCCACGAGCTCGTCGCCGGCACCGTGGACCGGCTGCGCATCTTTGCCGGGTACGCCGGCTGGGGCGCCGGCCAGCTCGAGGCCGAGGTCGCCGAGGGCACCTGGTACGTCGTACCCGGCGAGCCCGACGACGCCTTCGGTGAGGAGGCCGGTGGGCTGTGGCGTCGGGTGCTGCGCCGCCAGCCCGGGGACCTCGCCTTCCACGCCACCCGGCCCGCGGACCCCGACCTCAACTGA